The window AGGGCCCCCAAGCATCTCCCTCTGCTCGCTGACCGCAGCTGACCTGGTGCCATCAGAGGGTCCCTCAGCTCAGCTTCCAAGAGTGGCCCCCTCCCTTGCCACCTTCCCCTGCCCTCCTTTTTCCCTTCTGGCCTTTATCCTTGAGGGGTGAGGAGACCTGGACCTCACAGATTTCCCCCCAGTATTTGATCATGGCTCCACTGTGTGTGGTCATTagcagggaaagaaaagacaagaCACAGGAGTCACTTTAAAAGAGGGACTTTATGTGGTCTGTGGACGTGGCCAGACAGGAGCCCAGGCAACCGCTGGGGTCCAGAGCTCCTGATTAGCAGGTGACTGGACTGGTGGGCTGTCCATTCATCCCCACACCTGCAGCCTTACTGTCCCTAGGGCAATGGTTGGCTGTCCAAAGGATCTGCCAAGAAAGGTGACTTTCAGTGACCCTTTCCCTGTGAGCAGGTAGCCAGCAGCCCCTGGAGGAGTAGCAGAGGACCTCGCCCCACCCGTCCCATCCACCCAGAGCATCTACATACCCCAGGCAGCGACGTCATCGTACACCTCCGTTTCCCTGGTGGAGAGCACAGTTGGGTCGGTCAGGGTCACCCTGCCCTATTgtcacacccccacccccaccccctgtccCCAGTCAGCGCTGGCACTCACAAGGGCAGTAGAGCTGTTCTAGGCACATAGCCATCTGTGAAGAGagcagggtgggtgggtgaggtCTCCTCCCTCCTTGGGCGGCCTGCCTTCCCAGGCTGCCCTCCACTGGTGACTCACTCACACTTGCCCTTGGTGTCCCGGCACAGCATCTCCTCCTTGCTGGTGAACTCAATCACCTCCAGGATCTCCCCACGCCGGATCCCTAGGTGCTTGCCACCCCCACGGCGAGTCTTGGCATTGGGGTCGATCATCATCCTCGTCTGAACCACAATCTCTCCCTCAAACTGGGGAGGGGGACACAAGAGCTGCCGCTTGCCCTGCTGCCCTCAGAACCCCGTGTGGGGCGGTGGCCACCTGGGGCCGAGCCCAGCCCTCCCAGGACTCTTCATTCACACCTTGAACTTCTTCCGAAACTCCCGCTCAGCTTTCTCTGCCTTCCGGAGCTGCTTCAGGGACTTCAGGTCCGTGGGCGGCACCTGCGGTGGCTGGAGGGGCACCTTCTCCTTCCTGAGCACCCGCCCCCCCAAGGAATTAGGTGCTTATGCTTCTCAGGGACCCCCTTTTACTGTTctccccagctcagcccagccctgcccacctccctctgGTACCTGAGCTCTGGGTTTTGAGGTGGCCTCCACGGGTACTGCTGAGCCGACAACGCTTCATCTGGGACAGTCAGAGTGCCGAGTTAGGGCAGGGCCATTGAGTGTGGGCCTCTGGCTCTGGTGGCCTGATGTTCCCTGGTCAGTTTTCAGGACTTGGGTCTCCTCCTCACCCTCAGCTGCCCAGGCCTCTCATAGTAGATTCCCTTCCATTTTCCTAACTCCTGCCACAGGCCAGGCACGGCAGAAACCGTTAACCATTTctttcaactttcttttctttaaaaaatgtatttggctgctctgggtcttagttgcagtatgtgggatctaattgcctgtccagggatcgaacccatgccccctgcgttgggaatgtgaagtcttagccgctgaaccaacagggaagtcccttctttcAACTTTCTTGATGGCTGTCATCCCAAGTTGCCTGCTGAGGAGGTAGCAAGGGCTGGAGAGGTAAGGCAGCCTGCCCAAGGCCACCAAGCCATTAAATGGTAGAGGCAGGGCTCCTCTGTCAGCTTTTGAGGCAGTTTCACCCTTCCCTCCTACAGCACGTAGGTTTTGGGAATTCTAATGAGGCATGGGTCAAAAAAGAAGGCCAAGAAAAGTGTTTCCTCAAAGCAAACAAAGCCTGCCTCTGAGAAGGGGCTGTGTCTGGCTGGGGTTCTTGCTTGGTCTGGCTGATGAGGAGACTGGACTGGAAGGAGTCACCCAGGTGGCAGCCCACTCACTACCTGGCAGATGACCAGCTTTTTAGGTGAGGGCACTGCTGGCCAAGGGTCTGCTTACAGTGAGAGCCTCATGAACACTGGGTGAGTGAAGGATCTAGAACCTGTAGCCCCCAGCTCTTCTTGCAGTCCTCTCTGAACGATTTGAAGTGCCGCcctgggcataccagaccacgctggggtggggagggggctgcataTCTGCATGGTGCACTCTTCCCTCCCCAGACACTTTTTGCCTCCAGCCTCAGCCTGGTACTGAAGTGACAGTCACACCCAGAGGCCACCCGGGCTGGAGATTGTCACCCAGCTGGAAGCAGTACTGACTTCATCCCAGGGCTCCTATACACCTCCCGCAACCTAAGCGCACACAGCCCTGGGTGCAGCCGAGCAGGGCAGACCCTGGCGCCCTATAGCCCCGGCACCCTGGGCAGTGAGATCCTGAGCAGGCTGCCCTCAGCTCCTGACCCTTGAGGAGCTCCCTGTCTGTGCAGCGAGCTGCCACTGCTCCGAGTGAGGCAGAGAGTGTGAGGGAGGCACCCAGAGTCCCTCAGGTCAGGGATAAACGAAAGGGGCAGAGCAGCCTTTGGGACAGTCTGCACTGCTGTgagcacccacccccacccctcgaGAGGGAGAGATCTGGGCAAGCGTGTGGTACTGGGTCAGAGTCTTGGAGAATGACCGGCACAGGATGGGGGACAGTGAGCTAAGCTAAGGATGTGTCTGGTCTACTTGGGGTTGGGGAAACAGAAAAGGGTGGGCTCATGCCTGCAGAGTTGCTGGAGGTGGCGCATTCAGAGGTCCACATCCCCAGGAGTGGCAGCCCCCTCCAGACCCAAGCCACAGAGCCTCACTAGAGCGGAAGCAAGAGGGGCCCTGTCAGGAAGCTCTGTGCTCACAGAGGTGTTGCAAGCAGCCCCTGGGGAAAGCAAGCCCAGGAGAAGTAGCAGGGCCCAGGAAGGAGTCAAGCCATAGAGGCAGCAGGCTTTGGGGGCTGGGCTGGTGAggaggggcagcagctggggaCCCCTCGGGTACCTCTGACAAGAGGTTGCCTGGCAGGAGGCCCTCCAGAGATAAGGGCAGGAAGCAGCCTGGGGGCAGAGGCTCCCATGTGCTGGCTGTGAGCTGGGGCAAGTCATGTCTCAAGCGTCCACTTGtgtaaaatgggggtggggggcacagtgCACATCCATTAAGTGCTGGTGGGGAGATGGGGTGCATTTCTCATGTGAGGTCGGTGAATGCCTCTTCCCTGAGCTGGACCTGCCTGGCCTTCCTCCTGCTCTCCAGGAGCGGAGGCATGGAAAACGAGACAAAAGGGGCCTTGGACACCCAGAGCACATGGATCTGGAGGGTCGGCCATATCCTGGCTCCAGCCCTCTCCTTCTTGAGTTCAGGCCCAAGCCCTTCCCCTCAGGCACCTCCAGTGCTGTGGATCTCCTGACACCTCTTCCTTACTCAGGGTCACCTCCACTTGACACCCAGGTGCAGGCTCAACATTTAAGCCTCATCCCTATCCTGAGTTTGCTTGCTATCATCCCTGGTGATACACCATTACATCCTTGCcggttttgggttttgttttttttttggccacgctgcttgcaggatcttattcctggaacagggatgaaacctgtgcccCCCGTGTTGGGAGttcagggtcttaaccactagaccagggAAATGCCCCTCTATGGGATTCTTCCCCTGTTCTACATGTCTACGGCCACCACCCTGGGACACAACCCTTGGCTTGGCCGCACCGTGGTCAGGCTGCTGGCCTCTGGCTGTCCTTCCTGTTCCTCCACCAGGAGCTGCCATGACCTCTCTgacccctttctctctttttttctcccctagctatactccagtgttctagcctggagaatcccacggatgggggagcctggtgggctgccgtctatggggtcgcatagagtcggacacgactgacgtgacttagcagcagcagcagcagctctgcttTCAATCCCTCAGGCATATGGGTTGTCATGGGGCCTGGTACTAGCAACATGGACAGAATAGGCCCCTGTGATGACTGTTCCCCCTCCTCGGATGCTTCAGCAGACTGGTCTGGCTGAGTGTCCCGCTCTGTCACCTCTGCTCCTGGGGCCGGGTCCAGAGTGGTCTGTGGGCTCGACATCATCGTACACCTCGTCTGGGTCCCTGCAGGGATACCTGACGTGAGTGAGGGCCTGTTTCAGCCCCGTGACCCATGCCTGTGCTCCCTGACTCCCCATGCTCACTGTGGGATTAAGTAGAGGCCAGCAGAAGAGGAGGTCCTGGGCAGAGCTGCGGAGAGATGAGATGGGAGGTGGGGACGTGGGTAGGCCAGGGAGCATCGACCTGCCTGCCCCTGCTTTCTACCTGGGCCATCCACACCcacctgtgtctgctgctgcaGCTCTCCGGAAGCTCTGGATgtccctggggcctgggggcagTGGGGGCTTGGCTGGGGGAGGGCCCAGGCTGCTGGCCGGGGGTAGAGGCCTCCGCCGGGGCAGGTGACCAGGTCTGAGACCCAGCCTGGAGCCAGCACTCCGAGCGAGGGCTCCTGATCTCTGCTGCCGTGCCCCAAACCCTGGGCTGAGCGGGACCCGGGGGTTGGAGCCCGCTACAGCAGAGGGCAGCGAGCTCTCTGAAAAGGAGCCAGGGAGCAGGGGCTTTCTTGGGAGGTTCCTGGGAAGAGAACCGGGCTCCGGCTGGGAGAGCTTGCGGGGGGGTCCCCGAGACTCGGGCTGCAGAAACTTTGAGGGGAACACGCTGAACTCGGGCTCCGAGGATGTCCTCGAGAGGCTGGTGGGCTCGGGCTGCGGGGGCTTCTTGGAGAGCACCTTGAACTCACACTGGCGTGGCTTCTTGGGAACCACACTGACCTCCGGCTCCGAGGATGTCCTGGTGAGGTCACCAAACTCAGGTGGCAGGGGTTTCTTGGGGAGGTCATTCAGCTGAGGCCGGGCGATCTTTCTGGGAAATGTACTGAAGTCGGGCTgtgaggagtgggggtggggctcaCCAGATTCGGGCTTTGAAAGGGGCACTGGAGGGACCTCACTGGACTCGGGCTGCAGCAGGGGCTTCTTAGGGAGGCCACCAACCTGAGGCTGCAGGGGCTTTCTGGggagctcacagaactcaggctGTGGGAGCTTCTTGGGAAGAGTACTGAAGTTAGGCTCTGAGGAGTGGGGATGGGGCTCACTGAATTCGGGCTTTAAGAGGGGCACTGGAGGGATCTCACTGGACTCGGGCTGCGGCAGGGGCTTCTTAGGGAGGCCACCGACTTGAGGCTGTGGGGGCTTTCTGGGGAGCCCACAGAACTCAGGCTGCGGGGGCTTCTTATGAGGAGTACTGAACTTGGGCTCCACGGGGGGCCTGGGGGTGTTGCTGAGCTCAGGCTGCTGCGGGGGCTTCTGAGAGGGGGCCTCAGGGACCTCGGGCTTTCTGGGGAGCGGCGTGGCCTCGGGCTGCAGGAACTTCTTGGAGAGTTCACTGAACTCAAGTTTGGGAGGCTTTTTGGGCAGGTCAGTGAACTCAGGCTGTGGGGGCTTCTTGGGGTGCTCGCCTAGCTCTGGCTGTGGGAACTTTTTGAGGAGTTTCTGGAACTCAGGCTTCGGGGGCTTTTTGGGGAGGTCACCAGTCTCCGGCTGAGAGGCCTGGAACTTTGCTTGAAGGCTCCGGAAGTCCTGATGACTCCCCTAGGGGACACAGGCAGGCAAGGGACTCATACACATGGGGGCCATGGAGAGACGGACGTGGGGACAAGCAGACcgaccacagacacacacccttGTCGTCCTCCTCCCGGCCTTCTGCTGTTGACTCTCTTCTCTTGACCAGACTCCCATGTTTTTGTCTCCAGCCTCCCCGTGAGAGTGCCAGGCTCTCTTCCTGAACTACCACACACCCTCTGACCTCATCACTTAAGCCCGGAATGTGCACCCAACCTCACCCCACTCTGGACCCACGCTCCTGGGGTCCCCTGTGGCCTTCTGCTCCCATACCTGCCCCCACCCGAACTCTGTAGAGCATCCTCaagctcctcctcccctcctgcatGTCCCTAggcctttcttttcttatttcaaaatgtatctggagggacttccctggcagtcaggtGGCTAAGTCTCCTAGCTCCTGTTtggggaagtagatcccacatgccacaatgaagagttTATGTGCCTCAACTGAAGATTCCGCGTGCCACCACTAAGAGCCCGTGCAGCCAAAAGCAAGAAATGTATATTAGTATATCTGGAACTGAACAACTTCGGACCACCTGCACCCCTGTCCTGGAATCCACCCAGGGGAGGCGGCCTCCCCTGCAACAGCATTACTGTAAGAGGCTCCTCCTTGTTTCTCCTGCCCCCGACGCCCCACACCCCCATTCCGGGTCAGTGCACCCGCAGCAGCCAGAGGAGGCCTGAGTCTGTCTGCACTGAATCTGGGTGTGCTCTGTCACTTCCCCACAGTAAAAGCTCCAGAGCTCACGAACCCCCTGAACGGCACGCCTGACCTCCCCCTGCTGCCgcctccctggcctccctctcctgcttGGCTCCTGCCGCCTGGCCTGCCTGGGCCACACTTCCCACTGCACGTTCTCTCCTCTTCCGGGTTTCTACTCCTTTATTCCATGTGGTAGAGGCCTTTTTTCCCAGAAcaccctgatttaaaaaaaaaaaaaggatccccCTAGGACTCTGATCCCCCCAACCTGCCTGATTTTTCTCTTAGTGCCTACCACTCTATATCatcctatttatttttacttatttttttttttttactacttatTGGCATGCCA is drawn from Bos mutus isolate GX-2022 chromosome 7, NWIPB_WYAK_1.1, whole genome shotgun sequence and contains these coding sequences:
- the PRAM1 gene encoding PML-RARA-regulated adapter molecule 1; translation: MGSHQDFRSLQAKFQASQPETGDLPKKPPKPEFQKLLKKFPQPELGEHPKKPPQPEFTDLPKKPPKLEFSELSKKFLQPEATPLPRKPEVPEAPSQKPPQQPELSNTPRPPVEPKFSTPHKKPPQPEFCGLPRKPPQPQVGGLPKKPLPQPESSEIPPVPLLKPEFSEPHPHSSEPNFSTLPKKLPQPEFCELPRKPLQPQVGGLPKKPLLQPESSEVPPVPLSKPESGEPHPHSSQPDFSTFPRKIARPQLNDLPKKPLPPEFGDLTRTSSEPEVSVVPKKPRQCEFKVLSKKPPQPEPTSLSRTSSEPEFSVFPSKFLQPESRGPPRKLSQPEPGSLPRNLPRKPLLPGSFSESSLPSAVAGSNPRVPLSPGFGARQQRSGALARSAGSRLGLRPGHLPRRRPLPPASSLGPPPAKPPLPPGPRDIQSFRRAAAADTALPRTSSSAGLYLIPQDPDEVYDDVEPTDHSGPGPRSRDEALSAQQYPWRPPQNPELRKEKVPLQPPQVPPTDLKSLKQLRKAEKAEREFRKKFKFEGEIVVQTRMMIDPNAKTRRGGGKHLGIRRGEILEVIEFTSKEEMLCRDTKGKYGYVPRTALLPLETEVYDDVAAWDPLDSQPLP